The Kordia sp. SMS9 genome window below encodes:
- the rpe gene encoding ribulose-phosphate 3-epimerase codes for MSTKRIAPSILAADFANLQRDIELVNASEADWFHIDIMDGVFVPNISFGMPVLKAINKHATKTIDVHLMIVDPDRYIETFADLGANVLTVHYEACTHLHRTLQAIKAAGMKAGVALNPHTNVSLLEDVIQDIDLVCIMSVNPGFGGQSFIENTYDKVKKLKDLIVKKGAATEIEIDGGVNDKNAKALVDAGADVLVAGSFVFRSENPTQTIQNLKQLVS; via the coding sequence ATGTCTACAAAACGAATTGCGCCTTCCATCTTGGCTGCAGATTTTGCCAACTTACAACGCGATATTGAACTAGTAAACGCAAGTGAAGCCGATTGGTTTCATATTGATATTATGGACGGCGTTTTTGTGCCGAATATTTCCTTTGGAATGCCAGTTTTGAAAGCGATTAACAAACATGCTACAAAAACTATTGATGTCCATTTAATGATTGTTGATCCTGATCGGTATATTGAAACGTTTGCTGATTTGGGCGCGAATGTATTAACCGTACATTATGAAGCGTGCACACATTTACACAGAACGCTACAAGCGATTAAAGCGGCAGGAATGAAAGCTGGTGTAGCATTGAATCCGCATACAAATGTAAGTCTCTTAGAAGACGTAATACAGGATATTGATTTGGTATGCATTATGAGTGTGAATCCTGGTTTTGGCGGACAATCGTTTATTGAGAATACCTATGACAAGGTCAAAAAGTTGAAAGATTTGATTGTTAAAAAAGGTGCTGCTACCGAAATTGAAATTGATGGTGGTGTCAATGATAAAAACGCCAAAGCATTGGTTGATGCTGGTGCAGATGTGTTGGTTGCGGGAAGTTTTGTATTTCGTTCAGAGAACCCGACGCAGACGATTCAGAATTTGAAACAGCTAGTTTCTTGA
- a CDS encoding RNA polymerase sigma factor RpoD/SigA has translation MRQLKITKQVTNRETASLDKYLQEIGKVDLITADEEVELAQRIKAGDQIALEKLTKANLRFVVSVAKQYQNQGLTLPDLINEGNLGLIKAAQRFDETRGFKFISYAVWWIRQSILQALAEQSRIVRLPLNKIGSINKINKTFAYLEQSHERIPSAEEIAKELDMTVNDVKESMKNSGRHVSMDAPLVEGEDSNLYDVLNSGESPNPDKELLHESLKTEIERALETLTPREADVIRLYFGLGNQHPMTLEEIGETFDLTRERVRQIKEKAIRRLKHTSRSKILKTYLG, from the coding sequence ATGAGACAACTTAAAATTACCAAGCAGGTTACCAATAGGGAAACCGCGTCATTAGACAAATATCTTCAAGAAATCGGTAAAGTTGACCTTATTACAGCAGACGAGGAAGTAGAATTAGCTCAGAGAATCAAGGCTGGCGATCAAATAGCGCTAGAAAAATTAACAAAAGCTAACCTTCGTTTCGTAGTATCGGTTGCAAAACAGTATCAAAATCAAGGATTGACACTTCCTGATTTGATCAATGAAGGGAATTTGGGACTTATTAAAGCCGCACAACGTTTTGATGAAACGCGTGGTTTTAAATTTATTTCGTATGCCGTATGGTGGATTAGACAATCTATTCTTCAAGCATTGGCTGAACAATCGCGTATTGTTCGTTTACCTTTGAACAAAATTGGTTCTATTAATAAGATTAATAAAACTTTTGCGTATCTTGAGCAAAGTCATGAACGTATCCCTTCTGCGGAAGAAATTGCGAAGGAATTAGACATGACTGTGAATGATGTAAAAGAGTCGATGAAAAACTCTGGACGCCACGTATCTATGGATGCGCCGTTAGTGGAAGGAGAAGATTCGAACTTGTATGACGTATTGAATTCTGGTGAATCGCCAAATCCTGATAAAGAATTATTACATGAATCTTTAAAGACGGAAATTGAGCGTGCGCTAGAAACTTTGACGCCAAGAGAAGCAGACGTTATTCGTTTGTATTTCGGATTAGGAAACCAACATCCAATGACTTTGGAAGAAATTGGTGAAACGTTCGACTTAACTCGTGAGCGTGTACGTCAGATTAAGGAAAAAGCGATTCGTCGTTTAAAGCATACTTCACGAAGTAAAATATTGAAAACATATTTAGGATAA
- a CDS encoding 7-carboxy-7-deazaguanine synthase QueE has product MTKLKLANLNGKPEIFHSIQGEGKNMGQPSVFIRTSLCNLHCVWCDTDYTWNWEKTRFAHVKDADPTYRKFKMEEMIVSLTLEEIYVEVAKTGCKNIVLTGGEPMMQLEELSALIKFFNTKAADYFFEIETNGTILPDATFEALIDQYNVSPKLENSNNPKKLREKPAVYSYFATNEKAVFKFVISSENDLTEVLEICNTYKIPNQKVYLMPEGTNPEALQQKQQWLIEVCKKYQFHYTDRLHVHIYGDKRGV; this is encoded by the coding sequence ATGACCAAATTGAAACTTGCAAATTTGAATGGCAAGCCCGAAATTTTTCATTCCATTCAAGGAGAAGGAAAAAACATGGGACAACCAAGCGTGTTTATTAGAACATCGCTGTGCAATTTGCATTGTGTTTGGTGCGATACCGATTATACATGGAATTGGGAGAAAACGCGTTTTGCGCATGTAAAAGACGCCGATCCTACGTATAGAAAGTTTAAAATGGAAGAAATGATTGTTTCGCTTACGCTGGAAGAAATCTATGTGGAAGTCGCAAAAACGGGTTGTAAAAATATCGTCTTAACTGGCGGCGAACCGATGATGCAACTCGAAGAACTTTCTGCATTGATCAAATTTTTCAATACAAAAGCAGCCGATTATTTTTTTGAAATCGAAACCAACGGTACTATTTTACCAGATGCCACTTTTGAAGCGTTGATAGATCAATATAATGTTTCACCCAAATTAGAAAATTCTAACAATCCAAAGAAATTACGCGAAAAACCAGCAGTTTACTCGTATTTTGCTACCAACGAAAAGGCTGTTTTTAAGTTTGTAATTTCGTCTGAGAACGATCTCACGGAAGTGTTAGAAATATGCAACACCTATAAAATTCCCAACCAAAAGGTATATTTAATGCCCGAAGGCACCAACCCAGAAGCATTGCAACAAAAGCAACAATGGTTGATAGAAGTCTGTAAAAAGTACCAATTTCACTATACCGATCGTTTGCACGTACATATTTATGGCGATAAAAGAGGTGTGTAA
- a CDS encoding phosphotransferase: protein MEIPIIPGRGLVTGTATNMRLDFLERENINTNIIAQSRLEFQDIRGNIESYIGSTEIPLGIVGPLLFSNGENQELTYCPAGTLEGALIASMNRGAKVISKSNGFSAEVKWQKMTRAPMFIFQDEHEAARFKQFVDDSFHDIKKAAAAHSNHGKLIQIESIQQAHIIHTKFTYTTGDASGQNMTTTCTWHAMLYLVDAFINATGITPVDFIIEGNGACDKKVSQYNMESGRGIHVVAECTIPEEIITKILRTTSDKLLRCFHPSKKLAKKDGMIGYNINVANAIAAIFVATGQDLASIHESSVGELQLEKKDNGLFLQLTLPNLVIGSVGGGTSLPRQAQALEIMDCYGTGKVERFAKLIAGFALGLEISTYAAIVSGEFAKAHEKLGRNKPVHWLLPSELTSNFVQSSLNGFFEDKQIQDIQSKSHELLENGILTNIASKVNKKIIGFLPFQIDYTQPNGIAKSKDVLIKSKPLDDEIVKGLHTIAASINPALSDALKQSKRHLEYHNCHLKEIEVYSYLHKIGFEFMPKYFGKHVNPKREIFMLIQEFLPVEEMKIMNSENHPEHWNPTTICAVMKVITQFHQNVPMEDFRHVQEFQPWKSTALYKQLMQILISECADDKDKFVLQKLYNEIDDLQTQESQISVEKTIIHNDFNPRNIAVRNNGIPAIYDWELAVIDYPQRDIVEFLSFTLLPNFKKDEFYFYLKTHYQLSQDKDWETWLQAYTYSLKVYIVTRLSFYEVSSILVAYDFSKRVLQTALRMLQFLEEDV, encoded by the coding sequence ATGGAAATACCGATTATACCAGGCAGAGGACTCGTAACGGGCACTGCCACCAACATGCGATTGGACTTTCTCGAAAGAGAAAATATCAATACCAACATCATTGCACAATCGCGCTTGGAGTTTCAAGACATTCGCGGAAACATAGAATCCTATATTGGAAGCACCGAAATCCCTTTGGGAATCGTCGGTCCGCTACTTTTTAGCAATGGAGAAAACCAAGAATTAACCTATTGTCCCGCAGGAACTTTAGAAGGCGCGCTCATTGCGAGTATGAATCGCGGTGCAAAAGTCATTAGTAAAAGCAATGGTTTTTCTGCGGAGGTCAAATGGCAAAAAATGACGCGTGCGCCGATGTTTATTTTTCAAGATGAACACGAAGCAGCTCGTTTTAAGCAATTTGTGGACGATTCGTTTCATGATATCAAAAAAGCAGCAGCAGCACATTCCAACCATGGAAAATTGATTCAGATTGAAAGCATACAACAAGCACACATTATTCACACCAAATTTACCTACACAACTGGCGATGCTTCGGGACAAAACATGACAACAACCTGCACGTGGCATGCGATGTTGTATTTGGTAGACGCGTTTATAAATGCCACAGGAATTACGCCAGTAGATTTTATTATTGAAGGAAATGGTGCGTGTGATAAAAAGGTTTCACAATACAATATGGAATCGGGAAGAGGCATTCATGTCGTGGCAGAATGTACGATTCCCGAAGAAATTATTACAAAAATATTACGAACGACTTCAGATAAGTTGTTGCGTTGCTTTCATCCGTCAAAAAAATTGGCTAAAAAAGATGGAATGATTGGGTATAATATCAATGTAGCCAACGCGATTGCGGCAATTTTTGTGGCAACAGGACAAGATTTGGCGTCCATTCACGAATCGAGTGTAGGAGAGTTGCAGTTGGAAAAAAAAGACAATGGATTGTTTCTGCAATTGACCTTACCCAATTTAGTCATTGGAAGCGTTGGCGGAGGAACTTCCTTGCCGAGACAAGCGCAAGCCTTGGAAATTATGGATTGTTACGGTACTGGAAAAGTAGAGCGATTTGCTAAGTTGATTGCAGGTTTTGCGTTGGGATTGGAAATTTCGACGTATGCTGCAATTGTCAGTGGTGAATTCGCAAAAGCACATGAAAAATTGGGTAGAAATAAACCTGTACACTGGTTGTTGCCATCCGAATTGACGTCCAATTTTGTACAATCGAGTTTGAATGGTTTTTTTGAAGATAAGCAAATTCAAGACATTCAATCGAAATCACACGAATTATTGGAGAATGGAATTTTGACGAATATCGCTTCCAAAGTCAATAAAAAAATCATTGGTTTTTTACCGTTTCAAATAGATTATACACAGCCCAACGGAATTGCCAAATCGAAAGATGTGCTTATAAAATCAAAACCGTTGGATGATGAGATTGTCAAGGGTTTGCATACCATTGCGGCGTCGATCAATCCTGCATTGTCGGATGCGTTGAAGCAATCCAAACGACATTTGGAATACCACAATTGTCATTTAAAAGAAATTGAAGTCTATTCGTATTTACACAAAATCGGTTTTGAATTCATGCCAAAATATTTTGGAAAACACGTCAATCCGAAACGCGAGATTTTTATGCTGATTCAAGAGTTTTTGCCTGTTGAGGAGATGAAAATTATGAACTCTGAGAATCATCCAGAACACTGGAATCCGACCACAATTTGTGCTGTGATGAAAGTAATTACACAATTTCATCAAAATGTACCCATGGAAGATTTTAGACATGTACAAGAATTTCAACCCTGGAAATCCACAGCATTGTACAAACAACTGATGCAGATTTTAATTTCGGAATGTGCGGATGACAAAGACAAATTCGTATTGCAAAAATTATATAACGAAATTGACGATTTACAAACACAAGAAAGTCAAATTTCAGTTGAAAAAACCATCATTCACAACGATTTTAATCCGCGAAATATTGCCGTTCGAAATAATGGAATTCCTGCAATTTACGATTGGGAATTGGCAGTAATTGACTATCCGCAGCGCGATATTGTAGAGTTTCTGAGTTTTACCTTGCTGCCAAATTTCAAAAAAGACGAATTTTATTTTTATCTCAAAACACACTATCAGTTATCTCAAGATAAGGATTGGGAAACGTGGTTGCAAGCGTACACATATTCACTAAAAGTATACATTGTGACGCGACTTTCCTTTTACGAAGTTTCTAGCATTTTGGTAGCGTATGATTTTTCAAAGCGCGTATTACAAACAGCATTGCGAATGCTTCAATTTTTGGAAGAAGATGTATAG
- a CDS encoding CDP-archaeol synthase — protein MYSFLQHIYIVLVPLILSNVLHILVIKKDVFPVLKQPISKKLFGKNKTWRGFVFVSLVNGLLLFLLNFTFDFQIPLSFFTGFVLGFAYMLFELPNSFMKRKLGIQPGTQASSNKFLFMLIDKMDSAFGVSFVYFLMGNISLQNAMLLFCISSATHIIISQLLVQFHLKKSF, from the coding sequence ATGTATAGTTTTTTGCAACATATTTATATTGTTTTGGTGCCTTTAATCTTATCGAATGTGCTGCATATACTCGTGATTAAGAAGGATGTGTTTCCTGTATTGAAACAACCGATTTCAAAGAAATTATTCGGAAAAAACAAAACATGGCGCGGTTTTGTATTTGTATCGCTCGTCAATGGATTGCTGTTGTTTTTGTTGAATTTCACCTTCGATTTTCAAATACCATTATCATTTTTTACAGGATTTGTACTTGGTTTTGCCTATATGTTGTTTGAATTGCCAAATTCATTCATGAAGCGAAAACTGGGAATTCAACCAGGAACGCAGGCTTCTTCTAACAAATTTTTGTTCATGCTGATTGACAAAATGGATTCTGCTTTTGGCGTGAGTTTCGTGTATTTTTTGATGGGAAACATTTCGTTGCAAAATGCAATGTTGCTCTTTTGTATCAGCAGTGCTACACACATCATTATCAGTCAACTTTTAGTGCAATTTCACCTTAAAAAATCATTTTAA
- a CDS encoding CDP-alcohol phosphatidyltransferase family protein, with the protein MQKTENIYNVPNFLSFYRLLTFPLILWFIYAGKENLFAIFLCVNLVTDILDGLIARSFNLQTEFGAKLDSLADNGTFIAAFIGIFTFKLDEMANSIWMLWLFIGFFVFGLIVSFIKFKQYPSLHLYTTKIGGYVQGFFIFVLFAWSYNEYLFYAAMLIGYISHIEELIILFISDTMQTDAKGLYWVLKERRRLVTQ; encoded by the coding sequence ATGCAAAAAACAGAAAATATATACAACGTTCCCAACTTTTTAAGTTTTTATAGATTGCTCACATTTCCGCTGATTTTGTGGTTTATTTACGCAGGAAAAGAAAATTTATTCGCCATCTTTTTATGTGTGAATCTTGTCACAGATATTTTAGATGGATTGATTGCGCGAAGTTTCAATTTGCAAACGGAATTTGGCGCAAAATTAGATTCACTAGCAGACAACGGAACGTTCATTGCGGCTTTTATCGGAATTTTTACATTTAAATTGGATGAAATGGCCAATTCCATTTGGATGCTTTGGCTGTTTATTGGCTTTTTTGTGTTTGGTCTGATCGTTTCTTTTATCAAATTCAAACAATATCCAAGTCTGCATTTATACACCACAAAAATTGGCGGATACGTACAAGGTTTCTTTATTTTTGTATTATTTGCGTGGAGTTACAACGAATATTTGTTTTACGCAGCAATGCTTATCGGCTACATTTCACATATCGAAGAACTTATTATTTTGTTCATTTCCGATACAATGCAAACCGATGCGAAAGGTTTGTATTGGGTTTTGAAAGAACGAAGAAGATTAGTTACTCAATAA
- a CDS encoding GtrA family protein yields MIFNFYKQSETFRMLIIAVIGAVLGFVTYEIVYYFNPFSPRATISWIFAFIIGIARQHALHRQFTFSHKTSYFKSLYRAYVVDIGALVFSTGLNWLLAEALHLNHRLVWGICLASTALISLVFLKKYIFKPIVN; encoded by the coding sequence ATGATTTTCAATTTTTACAAACAATCCGAAACGTTTCGAATGCTGATCATTGCTGTGATTGGCGCAGTTTTAGGATTTGTTACGTACGAAATTGTGTATTACTTCAATCCGTTTTCGCCTAGAGCGACTATAAGTTGGATTTTTGCTTTCATTATTGGAATTGCACGGCAACACGCGTTGCACAGACAGTTTACATTTTCACACAAAACGTCGTATTTTAAAAGTTTGTATAGAGCGTATGTTGTAGATATTGGTGCGCTGGTTTTTAGCACGGGACTCAATTGGTTGTTGGCTGAAGCTTTGCATTTGAATCATCGGTTGGTTTGGGGAATTTGTCTAGCGTCAACAGCATTGATCAGTTTGGTATTTTTAAAAAAATATATTTTCAAGCCAATTGTAAATTAA
- a CDS encoding AraC family transcriptional regulator, whose amino-acid sequence MSANFFNFLLIAGAVQGFIFNGFTLFSKKKVSKVIIFLNLTVFFLSLNNLQAWLIAKDFRFDFFFLRQFLVPWYMFIMPMFYMFFIYYLNIQGKVRSFLKVAIVLFVLELILRSVFILNASETNIYSVKMYTYIEEMVNAAFSIFLFYKCLRIVFGESKLLDFIANYDDIKWLKIFLILGGFVLGFWILAIVLNTYYDDDYRSYYPLRLATSVLLYWIGYQGTSRYTLLHDRILLRGKLAVLKLETTEKVAAEAKKDLSEKHQQEFETIARYIVSEQRFLDAKLSLEPLAEELEISAGHLSKLINTCSEYNFSDYINSLRVAQAKELLKDDDFDNYTIVAIGLECGFNSRSTFYTAFKKFTDLTPSEYRKKY is encoded by the coding sequence ATGAGCGCTAATTTTTTTAATTTTTTATTGATTGCTGGAGCTGTTCAAGGTTTCATTTTCAATGGATTCACTTTATTTTCTAAAAAGAAAGTCAGTAAGGTGATTATTTTTTTGAATCTGACGGTTTTCTTTTTGTCGCTCAACAACTTGCAAGCATGGTTAATTGCCAAAGATTTTCGTTTCGATTTCTTCTTTTTACGACAGTTTTTAGTGCCTTGGTATATGTTCATTATGCCGATGTTTTATATGTTTTTTATTTATTATTTAAACATTCAAGGTAAAGTTCGGAGTTTTTTAAAAGTTGCGATCGTATTGTTTGTGTTGGAATTGATTTTGCGAAGTGTTTTTATTTTAAATGCTTCGGAAACGAATATTTATTCCGTAAAAATGTACACGTACATTGAGGAAATGGTGAATGCTGCTTTTTCTATTTTTCTTTTTTATAAATGTCTTCGAATTGTTTTTGGAGAAAGTAAATTGCTCGATTTTATTGCAAATTATGACGATATTAAGTGGTTGAAAATCTTTTTAATTTTGGGTGGATTCGTTCTCGGATTTTGGATTTTAGCCATTGTATTGAATACGTATTATGATGATGATTATCGCTCGTATTATCCGTTACGCTTGGCAACTTCAGTATTGTTGTATTGGATTGGATATCAAGGAACTTCACGATATACGTTATTGCATGATCGAATTCTATTGCGTGGAAAGTTGGCTGTATTAAAGTTGGAAACTACTGAGAAAGTTGCGGCAGAAGCAAAAAAGGATTTGTCAGAAAAGCATCAGCAAGAGTTTGAAACCATTGCGCGTTATATTGTTTCAGAACAACGATTTTTAGATGCAAAATTGAGTTTGGAGCCATTGGCAGAAGAACTTGAAATTAGTGCGGGACATTTGTCAAAATTGATCAATACGTGTAGTGAGTATAACTTTTCAGATTACATCAATTCACTGCGCGTAGCACAAGCCAAAGAATTATTGAAAGATGACGATTTTGATAATTACACGATTGTTGCCATCGGGTTGGAATGTGGTTTTAATTCGCGTTCTACCTTTTATACAGCGTTTAAGAAGTTTACCGATTTGACACCTTCCGAATATCGAAAAAAGTACTGA
- a CDS encoding polyribonucleotide nucleotidyltransferase, whose translation MIPKVFREVIDLGDGREISIETGKLAKQAHGSVVVQSGKCMLLCTVVSNYKQSDVDFLPLTVDYREKFAAAGRYPGGFFKREARPSDGEVLTMRLVDRVLRPLFPKDYHAETQVMIQLMSHDEDVMPDAMAGLAASAAIQLSDFPFECAISEARVGRINGEFIINPTRAQLEESDIDMMIGASADSVMMVEGEMDEISEEEMTEAIKFAHEAIKEQCAAQLRLAEAFGKKEVREYDPEREDADLEKKVYDMAYDKVYAVAKAGSAKHERSTAFGEIKEEIKETFSEEELEDFGDLVSKYYRKAEKAAVRDLTLNEGLRLDGRKTDEIRPIWCEIDYLPSTHGSAIFTRGETQALATVTLGTSREANQIDMPSHEGEERFYLHYNFPPFSTGEARPIRGTSRREVGHGNLAQRALKGMVPDDCPYTVRVVSEVLESNGSSSMATVCSGTMALMDAGVQLKKPVSGIAMGLISDADSGKYAVLSDILGDEDHLGDMDFKVTGTADGITACQMDIKVKGLSYEILVNALQQARDGRLHILEKLTDTIAAPNDDVKAHAPKMITKTIPGDYIGALIGPGGKVIQELQKATGTTIVINEDPVTEEGIVEILGTDQDGIDAVLAKIDSITFKPEKGSIYEVKVIKMLDFGAVVEYTEAPGNEVLLHISELAWERTDNVSDIVKMGDILDVKYFGTDPKTRKEKVSRKAILPKPEGYVARPPRDNNRGGRDNNRGRDNRGRDNRKPREDK comes from the coding sequence ATGATTCCAAAAGTTTTTAGAGAGGTCATTGACCTTGGCGACGGTAGAGAAATTTCTATCGAAACCGGAAAGTTGGCTAAGCAAGCGCATGGTAGCGTTGTAGTGCAGTCAGGAAAATGTATGTTGTTATGTACCGTAGTTTCTAACTACAAACAAAGCGATGTTGACTTTTTACCTTTAACCGTTGATTACCGCGAAAAATTTGCAGCAGCAGGTCGTTATCCTGGTGGTTTTTTCAAAAGAGAAGCAAGACCAAGTGACGGTGAAGTGTTAACAATGCGTTTGGTAGACCGTGTTTTACGTCCATTATTCCCAAAAGATTATCACGCAGAAACACAGGTGATGATTCAGTTGATGTCTCATGACGAAGATGTAATGCCTGATGCAATGGCTGGTTTAGCAGCATCAGCAGCAATTCAGTTGTCAGATTTCCCATTTGAATGTGCTATCTCTGAAGCAAGAGTTGGGCGTATCAACGGAGAATTTATCATCAACCCAACAAGAGCACAGTTAGAAGAATCTGACATCGATATGATGATTGGAGCTTCTGCTGATTCTGTCATGATGGTAGAAGGTGAAATGGATGAGATTTCTGAAGAAGAAATGACCGAAGCAATCAAGTTTGCACACGAAGCCATCAAAGAGCAATGTGCAGCACAACTTCGTTTAGCAGAAGCTTTCGGAAAGAAAGAAGTACGTGAGTACGATCCGGAAAGAGAAGACGCAGATTTAGAGAAAAAAGTGTATGACATGGCGTATGATAAAGTATATGCTGTAGCAAAAGCTGGTTCTGCTAAACATGAAAGAAGTACTGCTTTCGGAGAAATTAAAGAAGAAATCAAAGAAACATTCTCAGAAGAAGAATTGGAAGATTTCGGTGATTTAGTATCTAAATATTACCGCAAGGCTGAAAAAGCAGCCGTTCGTGACTTAACGTTAAATGAAGGATTGCGTTTGGATGGTCGTAAAACGGACGAAATTAGACCAATTTGGTGTGAAATAGATTATTTACCGTCAACACACGGTTCAGCAATCTTTACGCGTGGAGAAACTCAGGCGTTAGCAACGGTAACATTAGGAACTTCAAGAGAAGCTAACCAAATAGACATGCCATCACACGAAGGTGAAGAGCGTTTCTATTTACATTATAACTTCCCTCCTTTTTCAACTGGTGAAGCACGACCAATTCGTGGAACATCGCGTCGTGAAGTTGGACATGGAAATTTAGCACAACGTGCTTTAAAAGGAATGGTACCAGACGATTGCCCGTACACTGTACGTGTCGTTTCGGAAGTATTAGAATCTAACGGTTCATCATCAATGGCAACTGTTTGTTCAGGAACCATGGCATTAATGGACGCAGGTGTACAATTAAAGAAACCTGTTTCTGGAATTGCAATGGGATTAATTTCTGATGCAGATTCTGGAAAGTATGCAGTTTTATCTGATATTTTAGGGGATGAAGATCACTTAGGAGATATGGACTTTAAAGTAACAGGAACTGCGGACGGAATTACTGCGTGTCAGATGGATATTAAAGTAAAAGGATTGTCATACGAAATTCTTGTAAATGCTTTGCAACAAGCACGTGACGGACGTTTACATATTTTAGAGAAATTGACAGATACGATTGCGGCACCAAACGATGACGTAAAAGCACATGCACCAAAAATGATCACCAAAACAATTCCTGGAGATTATATTGGCGCGTTGATTGGACCTGGAGGAAAAGTAATTCAAGAATTACAAAAAGCGACGGGAACTACGATTGTAATCAACGAAGATCCTGTAACAGAAGAAGGAATTGTTGAAATTTTAGGTACAGACCAAGATGGAATTGATGCAGTATTAGCGAAAATTGATTCGATTACGTTCAAACCAGAAAAAGGAAGTATTTACGAAGTAAAAGTAATTAAAATGCTAGATTTCGGAGCGGTTGTAGAATATACAGAAGCCCCAGGAAACGAAGTATTATTACACATTTCTGAATTGGCTTGGGAACGTACTGACAATGTGAGTGACATTGTAAAAATGGGCGATATTTTAGACGTGAAGTATTTTGGAACAGATCCAAAAACACGTAAAGAAAAAGTGTCGCGCAAAGCAATTTTACCAAAACCAGAAGGCTATGTTGCAAGACCACCAAGAGACAATAATAGAGGTGGACGTGATAACAACCGAGGTAGAGATAATCGCGGACGTGACAATCGCAAACCGAGAGAAGATAAATAA
- the rpsO gene encoding 30S ribosomal protein S15, which produces MYLTKEVKEEIFAKHGQSATDTGSSEGQIALFTHRINHLTEHLKKNRKDFNTERSLVKLVGKRRSLLDYLKKKDINRYRAIVKELGLRK; this is translated from the coding sequence ATGTACTTAACTAAAGAAGTTAAAGAAGAGATCTTCGCAAAACACGGACAGTCTGCAACAGACACAGGTTCCTCAGAAGGTCAAATTGCGTTATTTACGCACAGAATTAATCACTTAACGGAGCACTTAAAGAAAAATCGTAAAGATTTTAACACAGAGCGTTCGCTAGTAAAGTTGGTAGGTAAAAGAAGAAGCTTACTAGACTATCTAAAGAAGAAAGATATCAACAGATATCGTGCAATCGTAAAAGAATTAGGATTAAGAAAATAA
- a CDS encoding protein rhiA, with amino-acid sequence MTTKYEVIFINNSSYLGDVCIFQEYPNINDPNFMTLAWIAKKTNPDVTDTFTWDADPCFVWCETGELVSGITFSSSQVVKAEIEENNTITFTKKDGAFQFINLETGKNVDGKLYIICDNTIPLNQASVGIGMAGSATFVAQAAPNLMYGLDTRSSYKITFGNFTQGEVIDPNKLYQTASIDFPVNVYSMTAILNADNTWTIAPTE; translated from the coding sequence ATGACTACTAAGTACGAAGTGATTTTTATTAATAACAGTTCATATCTTGGAGACGTCTGTATATTTCAAGAATATCCTAATATCAACGATCCAAACTTTATGACGTTAGCTTGGATTGCAAAAAAAACAAATCCAGATGTAACGGATACTTTTACTTGGGATGCAGATCCTTGTTTTGTGTGGTGTGAAACTGGCGAATTGGTTTCTGGAATTACTTTTTCGTCTTCTCAAGTAGTAAAAGCTGAAATAGAAGAAAACAATACAATTACATTTACGAAAAAAGATGGAGCTTTTCAATTCATCAATTTAGAAACAGGTAAAAATGTTGATGGTAAATTGTATATTATATGTGACAATACCATACCTTTAAATCAAGCTTCTGTGGGCATTGGTATGGCTGGCAGTGCCACCTTTGTAGCACAAGCAGCACCAAATTTGATGTATGGGTTAGACACGCGATCTTCTTATAAAATTACATTCGGAAACTTTACGCAAGGAGAAGTTATTGATCCTAACAAATTGTATCAAACTGCTTCTATTGATTTCCCCGTAAATGTATATAGCATGACCGCAATATTAAATGCCGATAACACATGGACTATTGCACCTACAGAATAA